Proteins co-encoded in one Phycisphaerae bacterium genomic window:
- a CDS encoding YkgJ family cysteine cluster protein encodes MAKSRSLTVLMPEIPGQRWSCHSCGRCCRELVGHLTSEERARIDAYGWRERLGTAPYIHAGGSWSLNKHSDGACVFLDEENRCRIHAEQGESSKPLACRIFPFSVRAVGKGWQASFRFDCPSAARSQGASLESHRPWLEALVRELDHADPGDNDLPDLRRGLQATRHEISEIVERFVVWLRFSELPLRRRLIGAARITGLLAAASFDKVRGARFSELLDLVFAALPGESGQTPEPPTPRQRGMLRQLAFAHAEHVSLAELRAGWFANIAKRWQQMRMARRFRLGRGALPPLAGVNVDILPARDKDIPQFHAIEEVEPAKDDADAVDDLLLRYLVGRLQGNAVFGGGYYGWSMFNGLGALWLSAAVAGWLARYRAVQEARNTLIFDDASFGIGIVDRGATRLPALGTLAERTRLAYLLGDDGIARLVDENALVGREHSAPSETMA; translated from the coding sequence ATGGCGAAATCGCGATCGCTCACGGTTCTGATGCCTGAAATCCCCGGTCAGCGCTGGTCGTGCCATTCGTGCGGGCGATGCTGCCGGGAGCTGGTGGGCCACCTGACGTCCGAGGAGCGGGCGCGCATCGATGCGTACGGCTGGCGGGAGCGCCTGGGCACCGCGCCGTATATCCACGCCGGTGGAAGCTGGTCCCTGAACAAGCATTCTGACGGCGCGTGCGTGTTTCTCGATGAGGAAAACCGCTGCCGCATCCACGCGGAGCAGGGAGAATCGTCCAAGCCGCTGGCGTGCCGCATTTTCCCGTTTTCCGTCCGGGCGGTAGGCAAAGGCTGGCAGGCGTCATTTCGATTCGACTGCCCCAGCGCGGCCCGCTCGCAGGGGGCATCGCTGGAATCACATCGCCCATGGCTGGAAGCCCTCGTGCGCGAGCTGGACCATGCCGACCCCGGCGACAACGACCTGCCCGATCTGCGTCGCGGCCTGCAGGCGACGCGGCATGAGATCTCCGAAATTGTCGAGCGATTCGTTGTGTGGTTGCGGTTCAGTGAATTACCTCTGCGGCGGCGACTCATCGGGGCGGCGCGGATCACGGGCCTTCTGGCGGCCGCGAGCTTCGACAAGGTTCGCGGGGCGCGGTTCTCGGAATTGCTTGATCTGGTGTTCGCGGCCCTGCCGGGGGAATCAGGCCAGACCCCGGAGCCGCCTACTCCACGACAACGTGGCATGCTCCGGCAGTTGGCCTTTGCACATGCGGAGCATGTATCGCTGGCCGAGCTTCGCGCGGGCTGGTTCGCAAACATCGCCAAGCGCTGGCAGCAAATGCGGATGGCGAGGCGGTTTCGTCTCGGTCGCGGTGCATTGCCCCCGCTGGCCGGGGTGAACGTCGATATCTTGCCAGCACGTGACAAGGACATCCCGCAGTTTCACGCCATTGAGGAGGTCGAGCCGGCGAAGGATGACGCCGACGCCGTGGACGACTTGCTATTGCGGTACCTGGTCGGACGACTCCAAGGGAATGCCGTTTTCGGCGGAGGCTACTACGGCTGGTCAATGTTCAACGGGCTCGGCGCATTGTGGCTTTCGGCTGCAGTGGCGGGCTGGCTGGCGCGATACCGGGCGGTGCAGGAAGCCCGCAACACACTCATCTTTGACGATGCTTCGTTCGGCATTGGAATCGTCGATCGCGGAGCCACGCGGCTGCCCGCCCTCGGCACGCTGGCGGAACGAACCCGATTGGCGTATCTACTGGGCGATGACGGAATCGCGCGACTGGTCGACGAAAACGCGCTCGTTGGTCGAGAACACTCGGCACCCTCGGAGACAATGGCATGA
- the hemB gene encoding porphobilinogen synthase, which translates to MANSSDLPRPHRRPRRMRRSETIRRLVRETRLTPDRLILPQFIIEGQGKNESIDAMPGRSRLSIDLTIEECHKAMELGVRSFALFPAVDPKLKTNDGREALNSENLLCRAVRAIKKECPEACVITDIALDPYSSAGHDGIVSPKGVILNDESVDVLAKMAVVHARCGADIVAPSDMMDGRVEAMREALDGAGFADVAILAYTAKYASAFYGPFREALDSAPVDAPNVPKDKKTYQMDPANAREAVIEAMLDEAEGADMIMVKPALPYLDVIHRLRQETALPIAAYNVSGEFAMIKAAARLGWLNEKACMMEAVQAIARAGADIILSYAALDYAKWWREDLG; encoded by the coding sequence ATGGCAAATTCCAGTGATCTACCTCGGCCTCATCGTCGTCCGCGGCGTATGCGGCGCAGCGAGACCATCAGGCGGCTGGTCCGTGAGACGCGGCTCACGCCCGATCGATTGATCCTGCCGCAGTTCATCATCGAGGGGCAGGGCAAGAACGAGTCGATCGACGCCATGCCCGGACGGTCGAGGTTGTCGATTGACCTGACCATCGAGGAATGCCACAAGGCGATGGAGCTCGGCGTCCGCTCCTTTGCCCTGTTCCCGGCCGTGGACCCCAAGCTCAAGACCAATGACGGACGCGAAGCCCTCAACAGCGAAAACCTTCTTTGCCGTGCCGTGCGGGCCATCAAGAAGGAGTGCCCCGAGGCCTGTGTGATCACCGACATCGCCCTCGATCCGTACTCCAGCGCCGGGCACGACGGCATCGTCAGCCCCAAAGGTGTGATCCTCAACGATGAATCCGTGGATGTTCTGGCGAAGATGGCCGTGGTTCACGCGAGGTGCGGGGCCGACATTGTGGCACCGTCGGACATGATGGACGGCCGGGTGGAAGCCATGCGCGAGGCGCTGGATGGCGCCGGCTTCGCGGACGTGGCGATCCTCGCCTATACGGCGAAATACGCGTCCGCCTTCTACGGGCCTTTCCGCGAGGCGCTGGACAGCGCTCCGGTCGACGCTCCAAACGTGCCCAAGGATAAGAAGACCTACCAGATGGATCCGGCCAACGCCCGTGAGGCGGTGATCGAGGCAATGCTCGACGAGGCCGAGGGCGCCGACATGATCATGGTCAAGCCCGCGCTGCCCTATCTCGACGTGATCCACCGCCTGCGGCAGGAGACGGCATTGCCCATCGCGGCGTACAACGTGAGCGGCGAGTTCGCCATGATCAAGGCGGCCGCGCGCCTGGGCTGGCTCAACGAAAAAGCGTGCATGATGGAGGCCGTGCAGGCCATCGCCCGCGCCGGCGCAGACATCATCCTTTCCTACGCCGCCCTGGATTACGCGAAGTGGTGGCGCGAAGATCTCGGATAG
- the deoC gene encoding deoxyribose-phosphate aldolase, whose product MSPAQLAAHIEHTLLKPEAVPAQIDVLCDEAVERGFHGVCVNPVYVTRAVKRIESGAGRSARRPVVVTVAGFPLGASRSDIKADEAKRAMDDGAIEIDMVVALGSLKSGDVRNVRTDISAVAHVVHTHRPDGVLKVILETAALVQDEIIAGCRCCAEGEADFVKTSTGMHAAGGAKIDAVRLLHKHAAPIRVKAAGGIRTAADALAMIEAGASRLGTSSSVAILDEFARMSANS is encoded by the coding sequence ATGAGCCCCGCACAACTCGCGGCACATATCGAACATACGCTGCTCAAACCGGAGGCAGTGCCGGCTCAGATCGATGTCTTGTGCGATGAAGCCGTGGAGCGCGGTTTTCACGGCGTGTGCGTCAATCCCGTGTACGTAACCCGCGCCGTTAAACGAATTGAATCCGGCGCCGGTCGTTCCGCCAGAAGACCTGTTGTGGTCACGGTTGCAGGATTCCCGCTGGGAGCGAGCCGATCGGACATCAAGGCCGACGAGGCGAAGCGGGCGATGGACGACGGGGCCATCGAAATCGACATGGTCGTCGCGCTGGGATCGCTCAAGAGCGGGGACGTCCGCAACGTACGGACGGACATCAGCGCCGTCGCCCACGTCGTCCACACCCATCGTCCCGACGGCGTTCTGAAAGTCATCCTGGAAACGGCGGCGCTTGTGCAGGATGAGATCATCGCCGGTTGCCGTTGTTGCGCGGAGGGCGAAGCCGACTTCGTCAAGACCTCCACAGGCATGCACGCGGCCGGCGGGGCCAAGATCGACGCCGTTCGACTTCTGCACAAGCATGCCGCGCCGATCCGGGTCAAAGCGGCCGGCGGCATTCGCACCGCCGCAGACGCTCTGGCCATGATCGAGGCCGGCGCCTCCCGGCTGGGCACATCCTCCAGCGTGGCGATTCTGGACGAATTCGCACGAATGAGCGCAAACTCATAG